The Streptomonospora litoralis genome window below encodes:
- a CDS encoding ACT domain-containing protein, whose product MDVGSLLLAAGAAHLLVLSLGHSDHGGYLLAATGAALLAASTLHRWRSHRRPHRRRPPGAAPPQPAAGAAAAPTEVRAAAEARRERLWRMRVAVDDVPGGLAALTAQMAGCGADIRLMQVHPGGGEAIDELYVTAPAELGADRLREAAARAGGRHPVVEPADVHDLSDTTARALSLVAALARGEASLAEALTAVSGARGAQHRAAPPPGMEREDLRGAVMSLPAPEGGVLLVHRRGVPFTPVEFARCRALVHTAACLGARLRGDVLPEG is encoded by the coding sequence GTGGACGTGGGCAGCCTGCTGCTCGCGGCAGGTGCCGCGCATCTGCTGGTGCTGTCGCTGGGGCACAGCGACCACGGGGGCTACCTGTTGGCGGCCACCGGGGCGGCGCTGCTGGCCGCCTCCACCCTGCACCGGTGGAGGTCGCACCGGCGGCCGCACCGCCGCCGCCCGCCCGGTGCGGCGCCGCCGCAGCCGGCGGCGGGCGCCGCTGCGGCCCCGACGGAGGTCCGGGCGGCGGCCGAGGCCCGACGGGAGCGGTTGTGGCGGATGCGGGTCGCCGTCGACGACGTACCCGGCGGACTGGCCGCGCTCACCGCGCAGATGGCCGGCTGCGGCGCGGACATACGCCTGATGCAGGTGCACCCCGGCGGCGGCGAGGCGATCGACGAGCTGTATGTGACGGCGCCCGCCGAGCTGGGCGCCGACCGGTTGCGTGAGGCGGCGGCGCGCGCGGGCGGCCGCCATCCGGTCGTCGAACCGGCCGATGTCCACGACCTGAGCGATACCACGGCCCGCGCACTGTCTCTGGTGGCGGCTCTGGCGCGGGGCGAGGCGAGTCTGGCGGAGGCGCTGACCGCGGTTTCGGGGGCCCGCGGTGCACAGCACCGCGCCGCGCCGCCGCCGGGCATGGAGCGAGAGGACCTGCGCGGCGCGGTGATGTCGCTGCCCGCGCCCGAGGGCGGCGTCCTGCTCGTGCACCGGCGCGGAGTGCCCTTCACACCGGTGGAGTTCGCCCGGTGCCGGGCGCTGGTGCACACCGCCGCCTGCCTGGGCGCCCGGCTGCGCGGCGATGTGCTGCCCGAGGGGTGA